ATACAAACCTAGGCAGTCTATGGTTTCTTTTTGTCGCTCCTCATTTCTGTGAAGCAATGCTTAATTTAACACCCCTGCGGCAGTATATGGTAGCGTAGAGAAAACCAGGAGAAATCTTGCAAGTGTATAAATTCTGGGTCTGGCAGTCAGTGTGCGGATGATGCTGCTCCAGACCTGCCATTCTTTCTTTCCCTTCCTGCGAAGTGGCGGAACGGTCAACCTTCTTTTATctatttttcagttttttaCTAGTTTTGTTTTCTGGGTTTCTCCTGACAGTTTAACAATAAAAGAGGGGAATTAATgaagtcttttttttcttggagtGGATATCATGCCTTCTATGCAGCTGTTGCACCTTGTTTAAGAAGCCCTATGTAGAGAGTAGGCAAACTCTCTTTTATTACCAGATGATGCTTTATTGTGTTCTGCGAACTAGCTGCACCTGTATGTGTTCGAAGTCATCTTCGACAGATCTATACCAAGAAATGGTCAATCTCCAAGAGATGAGAATGCTGAAATAATAGGCTATTCTCTCAGATGACTGAAAATTCAGGGTTTATGCATGTTTAGTAGTGGAGGGTTGCTTGGCTGGACCGCAGCCTTCCTATGAGAAGATTCTGGAGTACTTTCATTGTTTAGATGTTGTTTAAGGGTCTATTGTTTTAGCATTCCTCTTAAACAAAAGGCAGGGCACCTGAGAAAGAGAAGTACCATTACTAACTACCCTTCTACTAATGCAGAAATGACAGTAATACAGAGTGTTTTAACTGGTAGATTTGAATGACGTCTTTCCTTTTATCTGATTCTGTATCAGCCAGAGCTGCTTTTATGGGTTCGTAATGATTCTACCACTGCATGCGGCTTGGTCCATGAGGTCTTATACAAATTAGAAAAAACCTGGCTCGTCTTTGACCTCATTTACATGTTTGGGGTCCCCTAAAATTCTTCATGTTCGCAATAACTATATGATTGGCTAGCTAGCCTAGGAGAGAAGTTgaataaatcaaataaaaagcATGGTGGATGTTACTGATAAACATCTCACGGGTGAAAAAAATGGCGCATAAAATGTTGTGCCTATGGACAACCTCTTACATGGtgtaaatcatttttttctctctttaaaACGAGCTATTCGTACAGTTCTAGGAtgaatatatgcaaaaaaaaattcaaaaaaaaaaaagtatgtccTGAAAGCCCTTTGCAGCTGATACGGAATTGGTCCATAGCATGTCACCCGAGTGGCCTCACAGTAGATGTGCTTCACAACAAAAGAAATGCCCTCCTTTGCCAGTCTCCAAGCATCCTACAATAGGGAGTGCATGTCGAACTCCGGGCTTAGACTTTGGATACAGCCGATCACCACATCCGAGCCCTCAACCATAATGAGATTCGCTCCAAGAATATTTGAAAACCGCTTCCCTGACAAATTGCTGTGGGTACAGCAGCAATTTCGTTGGGACATGAAAGTACTGTTGTGGTTACAGCAGCACACAATATCGTTGGTGGGTACAGCAGCCCGCAGCTGGCTCCTTAAAGCTCATTTAAATGAGATGTTCGCGGCCATGGTGGGGGCCCCAATTcggtgtttatttatttatttattccccAGTTATATTTGCAATTTGGCGCTTCTTGATGTCGTAGTAAGAGTTGCAGCACCTCCTCCATGATAGGTCTCGTTGAAGGCAAAGGACTGCTGCAGATAAGTCCTAATTTAAAAACAATCGTAATATCTTCCAAGTATGTTGGATCATTGGCATTGTTATCTATATCATGGATAATGTTATTGGTCTCTTGTACGTAGCGCCAAGCCCATTCTGCCGAATTAGCGTCCTCTCCATCATTGGCTTTCCTCATGGTGGTGAGGTGAGCTCTAGAAGAACCAATCAAAGCTGGACATGTCCATTTTCTCATTTAGTTTTCTTAAGCTCATCATGCAGACCAAGTAGCGGTACAAAAACATACACGAATGCTGCCAAGTAATGTACTAAACTAGAGTGATAAAAAAATGAAGCACCAATGTTGAAATAAAATTTAGTTGAGTTCAACCCCCCAATCACTTCgcctaaagaaagaaaaatgaaaaacaaaaaaacatttctcatcaaaattttgaaaacaTCGAACACTTGAAGTGCATGAATAAGTATGGCGTGAGCTCTAGATGCAAGCAGCTCCAGATCCTTTTAACAACCATAATCACCCTATCAGGATACTGTACCACTATACATATACTTTTCCTCCCCTGTAAATACCTCTTCTCCATTCTGTATGGTGTGTGCATGTTTAGATAGACAATACATCGCCTATCTTAAAATTGGATGGCTATTGCCTATTAAGCCATCAATGTGTCGTCCATACGATCATGCTCGGCCCTCTTTGATGCAAAACATGCAACATCAATGATCCCAAAATTAGAGAAGAGAAATTATCCTAGTCTGATGATAGAAGATTCATTTTGTGTACTTGTTTTTAGAAAGGATGTTGAGGTATGTCTTTGGAACTTTTCCTATCTTTTTTGCACTAGTCTATGAGAGAAGTCAAATATAAATGTTATGGATACCttaaaaaacattttttttgatatagaaAATGGAGAGAGTTGGAACCTCCCCTATTTTATGAAGGGACATAATTGGCATGGAGAATAGTGTGCTTATAACATGCTTCCATCACACGCTGCCATGTcagtatgtatatgtgtgtgtatatatatatatatatatatatatatatatatatatatatatatataagagctGTTCATGGGTGCGATAGCCTGCGGTTGGTCAAAATAATATGCTCGCAACCAGCTGCTGTTGTAGAAGCTCTATAATACCATCTTTTCATTCACACCATGGTAATATTTGCAGTAGCTTGTTGACATCGCAGTAAGATTTGTAGTGCATCATTCATTGTAGGTCTCGAAGAAGGCAATGGGCTAGTgcacatgactcctaatttaaAGATAAGCGCACTCTCCTCTATATATGTCGGATCCTTGATATCCTGATCTATAGCATCGATCACCTTGTTATCCTTCTGTAAGCAGCGCCAAGCCCATCCTGCTAGATTATCATGCTCACCACCATCCCTTGCTTTCCTTCCGGTGGTTAGTTCCAAAAGAATCACTCCAAAGCTGTACACATCCATCTTCTCATTTACTTTTCTCGAGCATGCGCATTCTGGAAATCAAGTAATAACACATCAAATATACAGTAATATTGTACTAAAGCAACAAAATAAAGTATTTATTGGGAAGCGATAGATACAATTGAAGCGCATGCAAGTGTGAGGTCTAGGTGCGGCCACTGTAGCAGCACCTGGACATTGGTGTTTCAACTTCGATAGCCAAGGCATGTCCTCTAAATTGAAGTAGTTAATTGCTAACTCTCTCCTAACTCACAGGAGATCTGAATACTAACCTGATTAATATTCATAAGAATACTACCttgattgtatcttatgtgcctatattaaaaatatgaCAAATGACAAAATCGCTCACCTGGAGCCATGTAACCGAATGTCCCCGCGACAGCTGACACCGTATTGGGCTCTCCAGGCTTGACAAGCATTCGAGCCAGACCAAAATCAGCGATCTTGGCTCTAAATTCCGAGTCTAATAGTATGTTACTGGACTTCACATCTCGGTGCACGATAGGTGGGGAGCAACCATGGTGCATGTAGCATAACCCTCGTGCCACATCAACAGCAATCCGCAACCTGGTCGACCAATCTAAAGGGACGTGATCAGAGTTCATCTCTTCGGTTTGCTCCCCCACCCTCCACTTCTTGTGAAGCCACAGCTCCAGGCTCCCGTTCTCCATGTACTCGTACACTAGCAGCTTTGTGTCGATGCTCCAGAGGCAGCAGAGTAGTTTAACAATATTCGCATGCCTGATGGAGCCTAGAATTTGGACCTCAGCTTGGAACTCCTTCTCCAGCAGGGAATCAAGCTTCCTGGTGTTCCAGATCTTTTTAACGGCCACGATCTGTGCAACATGGTCCTCCAGCACAATCCGATATACTTTCCCGCCCCCGCCACTCCCGATAAGGTTGTCTTCCGTGAGCCCACTCAGGATGGTGGACTCAATAAGATCCAACGGATAGAAAGACATCATCTTCCACGTGGGTAAATCTCTGACATTGTTTCTCCCATGACGGTCTCTTCGTTTGAAGACGGTGAAGACGGTTGCCATCAAGGTGACGAGTGAAGCAAGAACGATGAGGATTATACGCATCTTCCATGGCGAACCATGTTTGCAGACAGGGACGTATAAGAGATCGCTGGAAGCGCAGAGGCTGGGGTTCGAGAGGAAGCTTTCCTTGTAGGCTTCCTTTGAAGAGAACAAAGCTCGCCTCCCAGTCTGGTGTAGAGGATAAACTCGCTTCGTACTCTCGAAGCGTTTAATGGCTGGCA
This portion of the Phoenix dactylifera cultivar Barhee BC4 chromosome 11, palm_55x_up_171113_PBpolish2nd_filt_p, whole genome shotgun sequence genome encodes:
- the LOC103700466 gene encoding receptor-like protein kinase HSL1, whose product is MRIILIVLASLVTLMATVFTVFKRRDRHGRNNVRDLPTWKMMSFYPLDLIESTILSGLTEDNLIGSGGGGKVYRIVLEDHVAQIVAVKKIWNTRKLDSLLEKEFQAEVQILGSIRHANIVKLLCCLWSIDTKLLVYEYMENGSLELWLHKKWRVGEQTEEMNSDHVPLDWSTRLRIAVDVARGLCYMHHGCSPPIVHRDVKSSNILLDSEFRAKIADFGLARMLVKPGEPNTVSAVAGTFGYMAPECACSRKVNEKMDVYSFGVILLELTTGRKARDGGEHDNLAGWAWRCLQKDNKVIDAIDQDIKDPTYIEESALIFKLGVMCTSPLPSSRPTMNDALQILLRCQQATANITMV